A genomic segment from Bosea sp. OAE506 encodes:
- a CDS encoding ABC transporter transmembrane domain-containing protein, giving the protein METSLFRYVWEKSRGEQIIVLLIILASIPFYWASFDVPKRIVNDAIQGNAFKDGKTTATLLDFTLHLPSFLGGASFKLFEGFQVGQLGLLLGLSGYFLFLVLVNGAFKYVINLRKGILGERMLRRMRYDLFSQLMRFRPEDIRAVKPAEVASMIKDEVEPIGGFVGDAFIQPVFLLTQALTALTFIMVQSLWLGSIALVIVLAQAIIVPILRREQLRLGRERQIASRQLAGRIGEIVDAGPTIQGHGATTYVQSDIAGRLGRLFDIRYALYKRKFAVKFLNNLLAQITPFFFYAIGGFFALQGRLDIGQLVAVIAAYRDLPPPIKELIDWDQQRNDVTIKYEQVIAQFNTEDRVQLDEEGGVARLPEAGEIRLDGVQMLDNRGQPLLTPLSARIARPGVVALVGPAGGGLEVLGRILGRQAMNYSGRVMIDGSPLARMSVERASHLIGYAGNETEIIAGTIRDNILLPLKRRRPDIRPQGRLSASEHRRFVESLRSGNTPLPFEADWTDYEGAGVADEAELAQRVRAVLDVFGCAEDVYELGLDGKVTAGLRAEAKAQIVDARWAVAEELARSKLTGLITPFDPESYNDNATIAENLIFGARMSPRFANETLLFEPYAHAILKAESLVEPLVEVGSRIASTVAEIFAGLPHGHALFERYSFGSGLDFDRMGELAALLDKHDMRSPLDAVAERDLVALALGYIEPKHRLNLLDDRLRQRILRARASFKNHLPADGAEDVDFYDPDKVMLGASLRDNLMFGRIGHGVADARKKVAMIVRKALARAGLDGDLYRIGLNTDCGIRGRFLPTRLKLAVPLAQALIKAPQIAILDLGAFLATTAEPDAVIARLREHCTGMTLFLLVRDDHLVGDIPLRIVFNGPSATLESGTGEEDEAAPPPPSRQRSGIEAMEARS; this is encoded by the coding sequence TTGGAGACCAGCCTCTTCCGATATGTCTGGGAGAAGAGCCGCGGCGAACAGATCATCGTCCTGCTCATCATCCTCGCTTCGATCCCGTTCTACTGGGCGTCCTTCGACGTGCCCAAGCGCATCGTCAACGATGCGATCCAGGGCAATGCCTTCAAGGACGGCAAGACCACAGCGACCCTGCTCGATTTCACCCTGCACCTGCCCTCCTTCCTCGGCGGGGCGAGCTTCAAGCTGTTCGAGGGATTCCAGGTCGGGCAGCTCGGCCTGCTGCTGGGCCTGAGCGGCTATTTCCTGTTCCTGGTGCTGGTCAACGGCGCGTTCAAATACGTCATCAACCTGCGCAAGGGCATCCTCGGCGAGCGCATGCTGCGCCGGATGCGCTACGATCTGTTCAGCCAGCTCATGCGCTTCCGCCCCGAGGACATCCGGGCGGTGAAGCCGGCCGAGGTCGCCAGCATGATCAAGGACGAGGTCGAGCCGATCGGCGGCTTCGTCGGCGACGCCTTCATCCAGCCGGTCTTCCTGCTGACGCAGGCGCTGACGGCGCTGACCTTCATCATGGTGCAGAGCCTCTGGCTGGGCTCGATCGCGCTCGTGATCGTGCTGGCGCAGGCGATCATCGTCCCGATCCTGCGGCGCGAGCAGCTGCGCCTGGGCCGTGAACGGCAGATCGCCTCGCGCCAGCTCGCCGGGCGCATCGGCGAGATCGTCGATGCCGGGCCGACGATCCAGGGCCATGGCGCGACGACCTATGTGCAGTCGGACATCGCCGGCCGGCTGGGGCGCCTCTTCGACATCCGCTACGCGCTCTACAAGCGCAAATTCGCGGTCAAGTTCCTGAACAACCTGCTCGCCCAGATCACGCCGTTCTTCTTCTATGCGATCGGCGGTTTCTTCGCCCTGCAGGGGCGGCTCGATATCGGCCAGCTCGTCGCCGTCATCGCCGCCTATCGCGACCTGCCGCCGCCGATCAAGGAGCTGATCGACTGGGACCAGCAGCGCAACGACGTCACGATCAAATACGAGCAGGTCATCGCCCAGTTCAACACCGAGGACCGCGTCCAGCTCGACGAGGAGGGCGGGGTCGCGCGCCTGCCGGAGGCGGGCGAGATCCGGCTCGACGGGGTGCAGATGCTGGACAATCGCGGCCAGCCCCTGCTGACGCCGCTGTCGGCGCGCATCGCGCGCCCCGGCGTCGTGGCCCTGGTCGGCCCGGCCGGCGGCGGGCTCGAGGTGCTCGGCCGCATCCTCGGGCGGCAGGCGATGAACTATTCCGGCCGGGTGATGATCGACGGCAGCCCGCTGGCGCGCATGTCGGTCGAGCGCGCGAGCCATCTGATCGGCTATGCCGGCAACGAGACCGAGATCATCGCCGGCACGATCCGCGACAACATCCTGCTGCCGCTGAAGCGGCGCCGCCCGGACATCCGTCCGCAGGGCCGGCTCTCGGCGAGCGAGCACCGGCGCTTCGTGGAATCGCTGCGGTCGGGCAACACGCCGCTGCCCTTCGAGGCCGACTGGACGGATTACGAGGGCGCGGGCGTCGCCGACGAGGCGGAGCTGGCGCAGCGGGTGAGGGCGGTGCTCGATGTGTTCGGCTGCGCCGAGGACGTCTACGAGCTCGGCCTCGACGGCAAGGTTACGGCCGGGCTGCGTGCCGAGGCCAAGGCCCAGATCGTCGATGCGCGCTGGGCGGTGGCCGAGGAGCTCGCCCGCAGCAAGCTCACCGGGCTGATCACGCCCTTCGACCCCGAGAGCTACAATGACAACGCCACGATCGCCGAGAACCTGATCTTCGGTGCGCGGATGAGCCCGCGCTTCGCCAACGAGACCCTGCTGTTCGAGCCCTATGCCCATGCGATCCTGAAGGCGGAGTCGCTGGTCGAGCCGCTGGTCGAGGTCGGCTCGCGCATCGCGAGCACGGTGGCCGAGATCTTCGCCGGGCTGCCGCACGGCCATGCGCTGTTCGAGCGCTACTCCTTCGGTTCGGGGCTGGATTTCGACCGGATGGGCGAGCTCGCGGCGCTGCTCGACAAGCATGACATGCGCAGCCCGCTCGATGCCGTGGCCGAGCGTGACCTGGTGGCGCTGGCGCTGGGCTACATCGAGCCCAAGCACCGGCTCAACCTCCTCGACGACCGGCTGCGCCAGCGGATCCTGCGGGCGCGGGCGAGCTTCAAGAACCATCTCCCCGCCGATGGGGCGGAGGATGTCGATTTCTACGATCCCGACAAGGTGATGCTCGGGGCGAGCCTGCGCGACAACCTGATGTTCGGCCGCATCGGCCACGGCGTCGCCGATGCGCGCAAGAAGGTCGCGATGATCGTGCGCAAGGCGCTGGCCCGCGCCGGCCTCGACGGGGATCTCTACCGGATCGGGCTCAACACCGATTGCGGCATCCGCGGACGCTTCCTGCCGACCCGGCTCAAGCTCGCCGTGCCCCTGGCGCAAGCGCTGATCAAGGCGCCGCAGATCGCGATCCTGGATCTCGGTGCCTTCCTCGCCACGACCGCCGAGCCAGACGCCGTCATCGCCCGGCTGCGCGAGCATTGTACCGGCATGACCCTGTTCCTTCTCGTCCGGGATGACCATCTCGTCGGTGACATCCCCCTCAGGATCGTCTTCAATGGCCCCTCGGCGACGCTGGAAAGCGGCACCGGCGAGGAGGACGAGGCGGCTCCGCCGCCTCCGTCGCGCCAGCGGAGCGGCATCGAGGCAATGGAGGCGCGGTCATGA